Proteins encoded in a region of the Synechococcus sp. MU1643 genome:
- a CDS encoding inositol monophosphatase family protein, translating to MVTLVLSDDQLGAVHLLLDRIRARQLQDFGRIGSDVKPDGSLITDCDRWSDTALVEGLASIAPGEGVLSEEGSKTIPTSRAYWVVDPLDGTTNFAAGIHYWAISVARFVDGRPSEVFLDVPALDQRFVALRGRGATRNNQPLTSETRALATSACVSLCSRSIRVLQRKPDERFPGKIRLFGVASLNLVSVAMGQTIASLEATPKIWDLAAAWLVLDELGCPIRWLDADPAQLSPGEDVADRGFPMLAAGSWAHLARFLPWGEALVQP from the coding sequence GTGGTGACGTTGGTGCTCAGTGACGATCAACTGGGCGCAGTTCATCTGTTGCTGGATCGCATCCGTGCTCGACAGCTGCAGGACTTTGGTCGAATCGGCTCAGATGTGAAGCCCGATGGTTCGTTAATTACAGACTGTGATCGCTGGAGTGATACAGCTTTGGTTGAGGGGTTGGCCAGCATCGCCCCTGGGGAGGGTGTCCTCAGCGAGGAGGGATCAAAAACAATTCCCACGTCGCGGGCTTATTGGGTGGTGGATCCCCTGGATGGAACCACCAACTTTGCGGCCGGCATTCACTATTGGGCGATTTCGGTGGCTCGCTTCGTCGATGGTCGTCCCAGTGAGGTTTTCCTGGATGTGCCGGCGCTGGACCAACGCTTTGTCGCTTTGCGTGGTCGCGGTGCCACGCGAAACAATCAACCGCTGACGTCAGAGACCCGAGCCTTGGCCACCAGTGCATGTGTTTCGCTCTGCAGTCGCTCGATTCGTGTGCTGCAGCGCAAACCTGATGAGCGCTTCCCAGGAAAGATTCGTCTGTTTGGTGTCGCCAGCCTCAATTTGGTGAGTGTTGCGATGGGTCAGACCATCGCTTCACTGGAGGCCACGCCCAAGATCTGGGATCTGGCGGCGGCATGGTTGGTGCTTGATGAACTGGGCTGTCCGATTCGCTGGTTGGATGCTGATCCTGCGCAGCTCTCCCCGGGAGAAGACGTCGCTGACCGCGGATTCCCAATGTTGGCGGCTGGTTCATGGGCTCATTTGGCGCG
- a CDS encoding TolC family protein has product MRRITAGICLVAGVVSSGFPPALSKDLVQAESALVDQVSLPDAIDLKGARPKADTSVMTPAIDALPASLESLVAPSPLDLPDEPAQVRIHELRPLTLEEALQLAEFNSPSLKAVASQVDQAKSSLRAAIAAWYPTVDLTSSALPEYFSSYSYRNPDFVPGPNERYGSEWRLNGRLRVSWDLINPARVPQIAAARDLFERARHSYLIALRDLRLETATAYFDLQEADEGVRIGQAGVKASLVSLRDARARFNAGVNTKLEVLEAETQLARDRNLLATNLGQQELRRRNLAVVLDLPLRVTPTAASPSRPLGLWQPSLQDSIVAAFSYREELDQLILEISVNNSRANASLAVVQPVLSFVNSTTAFRTQGQTNQPSTTSIDQGDFSYGVDNSSALTATWRLFDGGRARAEYRRSKQAADQSRFDFALTRDQIRFQVEQSFLGLRTAVQNIGTTASEVLSSRESLRLAQLRVQAGVTTQREVVNTQRDLTQAELKYARAIRDYNTNLSQLRRRTGLDALIACNAVSLTGTKPEPDQLPIPIEPTPLKAACPSVGSVGASVNQTESSPVQPLW; this is encoded by the coding sequence GTGCGCCGGATCACCGCGGGTATTTGCCTTGTAGCGGGCGTTGTCTCTTCCGGTTTTCCCCCTGCTCTCAGCAAAGACTTAGTTCAGGCTGAGTCCGCCTTGGTTGACCAGGTAAGTCTCCCTGATGCGATTGATCTGAAGGGTGCTCGTCCCAAGGCTGATACGTCTGTGATGACTCCAGCAATAGATGCCTTGCCTGCATCTCTCGAGTCGTTGGTTGCTCCTTCCCCTCTCGATCTTCCTGATGAGCCGGCGCAGGTGCGCATCCATGAGCTGCGCCCCCTCACCCTTGAGGAAGCGCTTCAGCTCGCGGAGTTCAACAGCCCATCCCTCAAGGCGGTTGCAAGCCAGGTTGATCAGGCCAAGTCATCATTGCGCGCCGCAATTGCAGCCTGGTACCCGACCGTTGACCTCACCTCAAGCGCTCTGCCTGAATACTTCTCCTCTTATTCCTACCGAAACCCAGATTTTGTGCCGGGGCCCAACGAGCGGTATGGCAGTGAGTGGCGGCTGAACGGGCGCCTGCGGGTGAGTTGGGATCTGATCAATCCTGCTCGTGTTCCGCAGATTGCTGCTGCTCGGGATCTATTCGAGAGAGCGAGGCATTCGTATCTCATCGCCTTGCGGGATCTACGCCTTGAGACGGCGACGGCTTATTTCGATCTTCAAGAAGCTGATGAAGGGGTCCGTATTGGTCAGGCAGGTGTCAAGGCTTCCCTGGTCAGCCTTCGTGATGCCCGGGCTCGTTTCAATGCTGGCGTCAACACCAAATTGGAGGTGTTGGAGGCCGAAACTCAGCTTGCTCGTGACCGCAACTTGCTTGCGACAAATCTTGGACAGCAGGAGCTGAGGCGCCGCAATCTGGCGGTTGTGCTGGACCTTCCTTTGCGGGTGACACCGACGGCGGCATCACCGTCAAGACCGTTGGGTCTGTGGCAACCGTCATTGCAGGACAGCATCGTCGCTGCCTTCAGTTACCGCGAAGAGCTGGACCAACTGATTCTTGAGATCTCCGTAAACAACAGCCGGGCCAATGCTTCCCTAGCAGTTGTACAGCCCGTTTTGAGTTTCGTTAACTCCACCACAGCGTTTCGAACGCAAGGTCAGACCAATCAGCCCTCAACCACTTCTATTGATCAGGGCGATTTCAGCTACGGAGTTGATAACAGTTCTGCGTTGACGGCAACATGGCGTTTGTTTGACGGCGGCCGTGCTCGTGCCGAATACCGGCGTTCGAAGCAGGCCGCGGATCAAAGCCGTTTCGATTTCGCTCTAACTCGTGATCAGATTCGCTTTCAAGTTGAGCAAAGCTTCCTTGGTCTTCGAACTGCTGTCCAAAACATCGGCACAACAGCTAGCGAGGTTCTCTCGTCTCGCGAATCTCTGCGTCTGGCCCAGCTGAGGGTTCAGGCAGGCGTCACGACCCAGCGGGAGGTGGTTAACACCCAGCGTGATCTCACCCAGGCCGAGCTGAAATATGCACGTGCCATCCGCGACTACAACACCAATCTGTCGCAGCTCAGGCGACGCACAGGCCTGGATGCCTTGATCGCCTGTAACGCTGTCTCACTGACGGGAACCAAGCCAGAACCTGATCAACTACCGATTCCCATCGAGCCCACGCCGCTCAAGGCCGCCTGCCCATCGGTCGGGTCTGTCGGCGCGTCGGTGAATCAAACTGAGAGCAGTCCCGTACAGCCTCTGTGGTGA
- a CDS encoding TIGR03279 family radical SAM protein, giving the protein MWNEPSAGVAVAALDPSSNGRQPQPAVVASVESGSIGEELGFEPGDQLLSINGIRPRDLIDYRYLCVEEELCLEVRDAKGVLHRVELEKDADDGLGLAFTEALFDGLRQCNNNCPFCFIDQQPPGRRDSLYLKDDDYRLSFLYGSYLTLTNLGEADWLRIEEQRLSPLFVSVHATDPELRSRLLVNPRAAQVMDQLAWFDQRDLQIHAQVVVCPGLNDGPALERTLNDLASFAAGPWPAVLSTAVVPVGLTRFRPADDGLVPVDPDCARRVIAQVELMQQHFQESLGTRFAWLSDEWYLVAGSPLPPRDNYEDLPQQENGVGSIRAFLESLDAATEDLPSVVPVPRRCSWVVGQIVAQALQPVAERLNAVDGVEFHLIGLPSPYWGQEQVVTGLLTGQDLLTGLQGQELGDELLLPSVMLRQGEPVFLDDMTLEALAAQLEVPIQIVHGAADVVDSVLGVVGKSP; this is encoded by the coding sequence GTGTGGAATGAGCCATCCGCCGGGGTTGCTGTTGCAGCTCTGGATCCAAGTAGCAATGGTCGTCAACCGCAGCCAGCGGTGGTGGCGTCCGTGGAGTCCGGCTCGATTGGGGAGGAGCTGGGTTTTGAGCCGGGCGATCAGTTGCTCAGCATCAATGGCATTCGTCCACGCGATCTGATCGATTACCGCTACCTCTGCGTGGAGGAGGAGCTTTGCCTTGAGGTGCGTGATGCAAAGGGTGTGCTGCATCGGGTGGAGCTGGAAAAAGATGCCGATGACGGCCTTGGGCTGGCCTTCACCGAGGCTCTCTTCGATGGCTTGCGCCAGTGCAATAACAACTGTCCTTTCTGTTTCATCGATCAGCAGCCCCCTGGGCGGCGCGACAGCCTGTATCTCAAAGATGACGATTACAGGCTGAGTTTTCTCTACGGCTCCTATCTGACTCTCACCAACCTGGGCGAGGCCGACTGGCTGCGGATTGAGGAGCAGCGCTTATCGCCTTTGTTTGTTTCGGTGCATGCAACGGATCCTGAGCTGCGCTCACGACTGCTGGTGAATCCGCGTGCTGCCCAGGTGATGGACCAGCTCGCCTGGTTTGACCAGCGTGATCTGCAAATCCATGCCCAGGTGGTCGTTTGCCCAGGGTTGAACGACGGTCCTGCCTTGGAGAGAACGCTGAACGACCTCGCCTCCTTCGCGGCAGGCCCCTGGCCGGCGGTGCTCTCTACGGCGGTGGTGCCTGTGGGGCTTACCCGCTTCAGGCCCGCGGATGACGGCTTGGTTCCTGTGGATCCTGACTGCGCCCGCAGGGTGATTGCTCAGGTGGAACTCATGCAGCAGCACTTTCAGGAGTCATTAGGCACTCGTTTTGCCTGGCTCTCCGATGAGTGGTATTTGGTGGCGGGATCGCCTTTGCCTCCCCGCGATAACTACGAGGATCTCCCGCAGCAGGAAAATGGCGTGGGCAGCATCCGTGCCTTCCTTGAATCGTTGGATGCCGCAACTGAGGATTTGCCCAGCGTCGTCCCTGTGCCCCGTCGTTGCAGCTGGGTGGTCGGACAAATCGTGGCTCAGGCGTTGCAGCCTGTGGCTGAACGGCTTAATGCTGTTGATGGCGTCGAATTTCATCTGATCGGGTTGCCGAGTCCCTATTGGGGGCAGGAGCAGGTGGTGACCGGACTGCTGACGGGACAGGATCTGCTCACTGGCCTGCAGGGCCAAGAGCTGGGCGATGAGCTGCTGCTGCCGTCGGTGATGTTGCGACAGGGGGAGCCCGTCTTCCTGGATGACATGACCCTGGAGGCCCTGGCCGCGCAGCTAGAGGTGCCCATTCAGATCGTGCATGGGGCGGCTGACGTCGTGGACTCAGTTTTGGGTGTCGTAGGAAAAAGTCCCTAA
- a CDS encoding undecaprenyl-diphosphate phosphatase: MADPSASLTLLEACWRDLVLGVIQGLTEFLPISSTAHLKVVPELLGWGDPGVSVIAAIQLGSVVAVIAFFRTDLSQVLRGISRAFRYGQWREPEARLGFAMVVGTLPILLIGLGIKFAWAQGYEQSPLRSVPSIAIVSIVMALLLALAERVGARRKQLPVVSGRDGLLVGLAQALALLPGVSRSGSTLTAALFDGWQRADAARFSFLLGIPAITIAGLVEFKDALTASSGTGPLPLLVGIASAAVVSWLAIDWLLNFLQRNSTWLFVAYRLLFGLLLLVWWGVYGAH; encoded by the coding sequence ATGGCGGACCCCTCTGCATCCCTCACCCTGCTTGAGGCCTGCTGGCGTGATCTGGTGTTGGGGGTGATCCAAGGACTCACTGAGTTTCTGCCGATCAGCAGCACCGCCCATTTGAAGGTGGTTCCTGAGCTTTTGGGTTGGGGCGATCCGGGTGTCTCCGTAATCGCTGCCATTCAGCTGGGCAGTGTCGTTGCCGTCATCGCCTTTTTCCGCACCGATCTCAGCCAGGTGCTGCGGGGCATCAGTCGAGCCTTTCGCTATGGCCAGTGGCGTGAACCCGAAGCGCGTCTCGGGTTCGCAATGGTGGTGGGCACCTTGCCGATTTTGCTAATCGGTTTAGGGATCAAATTCGCCTGGGCCCAGGGCTATGAACAGTCACCCCTGCGCAGCGTTCCCTCGATTGCCATCGTCTCGATTGTGATGGCGCTGCTGCTTGCTCTGGCTGAACGGGTCGGCGCTCGGCGCAAGCAGCTGCCAGTGGTTTCAGGCCGTGATGGCCTTTTGGTGGGACTGGCCCAGGCGCTTGCGCTGCTCCCGGGGGTGTCGCGTTCCGGCAGCACCCTCACCGCGGCCCTGTTCGACGGTTGGCAGCGTGCTGATGCAGCCCGCTTTTCCTTTCTTTTGGGCATTCCCGCCATCACTATCGCGGGTCTGGTGGAGTTCAAGGATGCTCTGACCGCTAGCTCTGGCACCGGTCCCCTGCCATTACTCGTCGGAATTGCTTCGGCTGCAGTGGTGTCGTGGCTGGCGATCGATTGGTTGCTGAACTTTCTGCAGCGCAACAGCACCTGGCTCTTTGTCGCCTACCGGTTGCTGTTCGGGCTGCTGTTGCTGGTCTGGTGGGGCGTTTACGGCGCACACTGA
- a CDS encoding DUF3120 domain-containing protein has product MIGGTWQTSAPVRSWSFPVARIAAAMVVLPVFLQAPWVRLDPFSATLFTAVLIAAGLVLHRSRSQTASDLGSLLVGFSGSWLAGCIFWGWLRAHPVLHLPVEAFALPVALGGLQGRWRLAATFYLSSLVGTACTDLAMAATGVMQFWPAVVTASLDQAPLLLHQAGVYLLQPLPLATLLISAVLVLMAGHLLSKNISGFVGDAGSMAAAVLITTLWVDGLFLLSALLQPGLSGLIE; this is encoded by the coding sequence TTGATCGGCGGCACCTGGCAAACCTCAGCTCCCGTTCGGTCGTGGTCCTTCCCCGTGGCCCGCATCGCCGCAGCAATGGTGGTGCTGCCGGTGTTCCTTCAAGCTCCTTGGGTGCGCCTGGATCCGTTTTCGGCCACGTTGTTCACTGCGGTGCTAATTGCAGCCGGCCTGGTACTGCATCGGAGCCGCTCCCAAACGGCATCCGACCTGGGTTCACTACTGGTGGGTTTCAGCGGCAGCTGGCTCGCGGGTTGCATTTTCTGGGGGTGGCTGCGAGCCCATCCCGTTCTGCACCTACCGGTTGAAGCTTTCGCATTGCCTGTGGCTCTGGGCGGCCTACAAGGGCGCTGGCGCCTGGCGGCGACGTTTTATCTGTCGTCCCTGGTGGGAACAGCTTGTACAGACCTGGCCATGGCGGCCACCGGAGTGATGCAGTTCTGGCCCGCGGTGGTGACCGCCTCCCTGGATCAAGCGCCGCTACTGCTTCATCAAGCGGGGGTGTATCTGCTCCAACCCCTTCCTTTGGCAACCCTGCTGATCTCAGCAGTACTTGTGCTGATGGCTGGGCATCTCCTGAGCAAGAACATCAGCGGTTTCGTAGGTGATGCTGGATCCATGGCAGCTGCTGTCTTGATCACCACCCTGTGGGTGGACGGCTTGTTCCTGCTTTCGGCCTTGCTGCAGCCCGGGCTCAGTGGCCTGATCGAGTGA
- the psbU gene encoding photosystem II complex extrinsic protein PsbU, producing the protein MKRLLSWLTGALVMASLMAGLVLPSSVHAEDDLRDKYSGNVIRNVVDDKIAEREGKVDLNNSSVRRFQQFPGMYPTMAGKIVLGGPYDSVDDVLSLDLTERQQELFAKYRDNFTVTPPSIALNEGDDRINDGQYR; encoded by the coding sequence ATGAAGCGGCTTCTGAGCTGGCTGACCGGCGCCCTGGTGATGGCAAGTCTGATGGCAGGCCTTGTGCTTCCCAGCAGCGTCCACGCCGAAGACGACCTTCGCGACAAGTATTCCGGCAACGTCATCCGCAACGTTGTTGACGACAAGATCGCTGAACGTGAAGGGAAGGTTGACCTGAACAATTCCTCCGTGCGGCGTTTCCAGCAGTTCCCCGGGATGTACCCGACCATGGCTGGGAAGATCGTTCTCGGTGGTCCTTACGACAGCGTCGACGACGTTCTGTCCCTTGATCTGACCGAGCGTCAGCAGGAGTTGTTCGCTAAGTACCGCGACAACTTCACCGTCACCCCTCCCTCCATTGCTCTGAACGAGGGCGACGACCGAATCAATGACGGCCAATACCGCTGA